In Brevibacillus marinus, the genomic window CGCAAGCGGCAAGCAGCGTCATGCAGGCAAGCACGAGTGAAGTGAAAAGCAGTTTTCCTTTTTTCATCGTAAGCCCCCCTTTTTATCTTTGCGCGTTCCTGTCAAAAAAGCATGAAGGAACCATTCTGAAATATATGATAAGCGTTCCTCATGTAAACCTACAGAAACCTACAAAAAGTTGTAAGAAATAGAATGGGAGGGCGGGTGAAGATCTTGGCCGGGAATGTGGTAAGATGGAGATATTGATCGCAAAAGAGAGGTGTGAGTCGTGCAGGGGAATTCCATCCGCAACCCGTGGCAGTTGATGTACCGGGTGTACCGCCACGTCAACCCTCGACTGGAGCGGGATTTTTCCGCTTGGTACCGCCGGGCTGAGCAGATACCTGATCCGGAACTGCGCAAACAGGCACTGGCCAGCATGAACAGCAAAAAGTTTCACTGCCAGGGAGGAGCGGTCTACGCAGCGCAAGTACCTTCCCAGATACATACTCTCGTTCCGCTGATCGTGGCCTATCAGACGATCAGCGACTACCTGGACAACTTGTGCGACCGCAGCACCTCGCTTGACCCGGCTGACTTTCGCCAGCTTCACTTGTCCATGCAGGACGCGCTTACGCCGGGAGCGCCGCTGCGTGACTATTACTGCTATCGGCAGGAGAAGGATGATGGCGGGTTTTTGGCGGATCTGGTGCGCAGCTGTCAGGAGAAAGTGGCGGCGCTGCCCGCTTACCCGTTGGTGCAGCAGCGCGTGCTGGAACTTTCTTGTCTGTACAGCGATTTACAGGTCTACAAGCACGTCGCTCACGACCAGCGTGAGGAGCAGCTGTTCGCCTGGTGGGAGCGGTACCGCCCGCATTATCCCCAGCTGTACTGGCAGGAATTCGCCGCGGTGACCGGCTCGACGATCGGCATTTTTGCCCTGTTTTGTCTGGCGACCGACCCCGCGCTGAGCGAACAGGAGGTGCAGGCTGTCGATTCGGCCTACTTTCCCTGGATCTGCGGCCTGCACATCCTGCTCGACTACCTGATCGACCTGGAAGAGGACCGCGTCGGCGGTGACCTCAACTTTGTCAGCTACTACCGCAGTGACCAGGAGGCGACGGAGCGGCTGAGCTATTTCTTCGAGCAGGCAAAAGCAAGCGTCCGCCATCTGCCCAATCCCGTCTTTCATCGGTTGATCGTGAATGGTCTGGTCGCCTTCTACCTGGTCGATCGCAAGGTGAACCGGCGGCAGCCGCAAATCTATACCATCGCCAAACAGTTGATGAGGCGGGCCAACAACATGTCGACGCTCTTTTTCTACCTCAACGGCCTGTTGGTGCGGCGTTAGCGCAGGTGTTTCTTTTTGTAGCGAAATCCGGCGCCCATCAGCAGGGTGGCGGTCAATAGGAACAAGATGACAAACGCGATGCTTCGTTCGCCGATGGCAATCCCTACGCCGATCAAACTGGCGGCGACGCCGACCGCATAGCCCAATGTGACAACTTGATAGCGGGTCATCGTTTTGCATACCTCCTTGCGTGGCACTTCCCTCATTATAGCCCAATCCGGGGCGGGACAGTGCTTCTTTTTCTTTGCGGATCGGCAGGCGGCATGTAATGAACAGCCCCGCTGGTGCATCCAATCAGGAGAAGGTGCAGGAGGGGAACGAAGTCGGCGTGGAAAAGGAGCGGGAAAGGGGAGGAAAGGATGATGAAGTGGCTGCATCTGCTGGTGGGCGGGATGCTGTTGTTGCAGATTGGTTGTGACCTGCCGCGGGAGCGCGGGGCGATTGGCTTTGGTCAACAGGAGGGAGGCGGTGCGAGCGGACCGTCAGCCGGGATTCAGGCGGATGGTGCTGCATCCGCCAGGCCAGGAG contains:
- a CDS encoding tetraprenyl-beta-curcumene synthase family protein, with amino-acid sequence MYRVYRHVNPRLERDFSAWYRRAEQIPDPELRKQALASMNSKKFHCQGGAVYAAQVPSQIHTLVPLIVAYQTISDYLDNLCDRSTSLDPADFRQLHLSMQDALTPGAPLRDYYCYRQEKDDGGFLADLVRSCQEKVAALPAYPLVQQRVLELSCLYSDLQVYKHVAHDQREEQLFAWWERYRPHYPQLYWQEFAAVTGSTIGIFALFCLATDPALSEQEVQAVDSAYFPWICGLHILLDYLIDLEEDRVGGDLNFVSYYRSDQEATERLSYFFEQAKASVRHLPNPVFHRLIVNGLVAFYLVDRKVNRRQPQIYTIAKQLMRRANNMSTLFFYLNGLLVRR
- a CDS encoding DUF5325 family protein — translated: MTRYQVVTLGYAVGVAASLIGVGIAIGERSIAFVILFLLTATLLMGAGFRYKKKHLR